A segment of the Fusarium musae strain F31 chromosome 2, whole genome shotgun sequence genome:
ttgccacaatagaattaaagaagaccaataagagataattattcttatatatagatagagataatactggagtgATTAGCATAGATTGGCTACTGAGAATAactaatctaagtacctgtaataacatttgtaacccccgGGGACTGTATCATGTTTGCTGATGCCCCAGGCCCCAGATGTACGTACGACATGCCGGCATTGCAGACCTGCATCCGCTTTTGGGTTATGATTGACAAGCTAATATGTAAGAGCTTCCTCAAACTGAAGTTTGTGCTTGACAGAAACAATAGGAGCATATATGTAGCATTCGGTGATGTGATACCAATATGGTCAAGTAAGGACAGAAACTTGACCCTGTATAGACAACTCCACACATTGAATGTGGAAGAATCCAGTTACTTTTATCATCAATAAGCTAGGCAAGGTACCTTATCTGGTATTATATTGGCTCGTTTCTTGATTACTCCTACGTCGGGGCCTTCGGCCATACCAAACATGAACATACCACATCCTCGTGCCGCATTAGGGGAATTTGCCTATTCCATAATTTAGGGTACCTATTCCTTCTCGTTCCCCTGTTTCACTACAACCACAGCGCCCTCAGTCTCCCCAGAAGATTGCCTTTTGACAACTGAATCGACAAACATGAGTTGGAGCTGAAGGGGGGAAGCAAGATTGATATATCATGGGCATATATTTTCCTACCTTCTCCTTTCCTCAACCCCCGCTGCTCGACCCCTTTCGGCGACGCCGTCACTTTTAGCCCCGCGTGTGCATTGCACTAAGGTACCGAAATCAAATCAACTACTAAGCTAAACCACCAAACGCTCGTTGAAATTCcgtatatttattttacgaCTATCATAGCCATCACTGCCCCTTCGCATGTCGTAAACCGCCAACGCTGTCGCGTCAACCCACGCAAAGGAAGCTCCCTAAACGATCGAATAGCCCAATGAGCCAGAATGGCACGGCGGCAGCCAAACCCTCCGCGGGTCAAAATACAGCTGCTCGTGctgggatgaagaagatatcgAGGCTCTTTGCCTTTACACGACTTGGGCGCGGTCGCCCAGAGAGCGCCAATGGGCACCACCAGACCGAAGATTCCGCTTCTACACGAGAGAGCTCCCCCGATGTTCACCAACTTACATCACGACGTCGCCGCGGCGCAGCGCCGGAGCATAGAAAACCTGCAAGAAATGGCCTTAGTAGACTTATtgccgatgaagagaaccaGCCCTGTGCCATCTGCGCGACAATCGATTTTCCATCACTGCTCAATTGGCGCCCAGGACAGCCGCGGCCTTGGATTCCCCTGGCTCACACCCTCGCCGAGCTATCAGCTTGCCCATATTGCATTTTCTTTCAAGCCCTAGTAGGCGCTGAGCCGGACATAACACGCAAGTTCACGCCTTATCTGCGCATTCGCCAGGCATTTGAGCGCCTCGGAGTTGGAGAGAAACATGAACTTGGAGGTGCGGTCATATTTGAGGTCACTACAAAGAGCAAGGTGCTACCGTGGGGTTATATCGTGCGCATCGTGGATGGGGATGACGATATGGCTGGGTACAGCGAGACTACACCTGTGATCCGGGGCCGTGTGATACCCCCCAAGCTTGACATTGCGTTACCTCGGACCTGGCTGGAATTTTGCCGGTCCAGCCATTCTCATACCAAATGCGCTTCATCTGGGCCCCCGATCCGAGGTCTCAAGCTCGTGGACTGCCAGGACAACCAGGTGGTGTTTGTGGACGACCTCAACGTGGAGGCACTCGAGTATGTCACACTGAGCTATGTGCGAGGCAGCCCGACCGATGAAGAATGGGATCATAATGGCTTGCCTGAGGTGCTACCTCCGCTGCTTACCGATGCCATAGCTGTGACCAAGTCTCTTGGTTTTCGATATCTCTGGGTTGACCGTTTTTGCTTTCCCCAATATAACGCGCACGAGCGGCGACGACAATTGGAAAAAATGGGAGATATTTATGCTCGCTCTGCATTAACCATCATTGTCGCAGCTGGCCAAGGCGTGCAAGACGGTATTCCTGGTATCAGTATGGTGCGTGAAGAGCAGCTATCGCTGCAGACCGAGGCTGGATGTTTCACCACATCACTGACGAGACCTGATGTTGAAGTGGCCAGCTCTAAGTGGGCATCCCGTGGCTGGACATATCAGGAAGGGCTTCTATCATGTCGTCGTCTGGTCTTTACTCCATCGCAAATCTACTTTCAGTGCCAAACCTTCCACTGTCATGAGTCCATATCTTTCCCTTTGCAGACAAAACCTGCCCTCAACCTCGGCCGCGTATTCCCTGATAACGGTGCTGGCGGTTGTACAGGCGATTTTAGGAACATCGTCAGCGGCTACGTCAGTCGTGAATTCTCATTCCCAGAAGACCGCTTGGACGCCTTCAGAGGTATATTGGACAGGTATGCCCAGATGGACAATGCTCTGGAAACCGTTCTTGGGCTCCCTCTCTTCCATGAAAAGGACTTCAAAAACGTGTCTAGTCCCACACGAACTGATCGGCTAGTTGTCGGTCTCAGCTGGATGTACGACCCCCCAGGCAATGCCGACATATCGACACACCCTTTGCAGCTTCAGGGCCCATTCCCTTCATGGAGTTGGCTTGGTTGGAAGCTCCGCCCTGAGTATACTGGACATGGGCCAAATCTGAGCTTTTACCAAGTTGGCGAGGAAACTCCTGTTGTCGACAACATTTCGGCAGTTCCCAACATGACAATTTCTATTGGCTTCAAGGATGATAAGGTTCTCTGTTGGGAAACAGAGGGGAAAGAAATTGCCGCTCGCTCAACACCCATCACCTTTCTCCGCCTCACTACGTATTGCTTCGAAATCCGTCTTATGGTGCCTTCTCCTGCTACGTCCTCCGCTTCTACGTCCTCAAGCGCAGCAGCAATCACACTTACGTCGCCCGACCTCCTCGACGCCTTTCATTCTCCCATCGCAGCTTTACTCCTCCGCGCAGCCCAACCGTCCCCCGAGTCCCCCACCGAACTCCCGCCAGGCGAGCATGAGCTTATCGGCGCTTTTATTTCTGGCCGCGATTGGAAGGTCGACGAGTCCTACGATTCTGCCAGCGTTCTTATTTGTGGCCGGCGCAACTGGAACGCTGAGGACGTTTTGGTTCGTCTTGGTATACTTGAGCTTGGTGCAGGTGGCTTGCTTGGTGTGGACGAGGATACAGCTGTTGTCAAGGGGGCGATGAACAACGAGAGGAGGCTAGACGTGCAGCTGAGGGAGCTCGATATCTATTGATAATCGCCTTCATGTATGCATGCACCTGCGTGCTATAAGTCCCATTTTCATGGCACGCTTAATTTTCATTTATCCTTCTCTGGGTTTTCTGATCGGCCATAAAGGATGATATTGATAGCCATATATGTAATGAGTATCTGGATAGATCCGGAAGTGTATAACAGATGGATAAGTATTGCATGGATGGCCAAATGGTTGGTACGGTGTTCGTCGGATGTCTTACTTAGATACCATCTCATATGTATACGGAATATCATAGTATAGAATATAATGATTAATATCTGCAAAGTCTATTACGAGAGAAAGAGGCACAGGGCGACTGGCTTGAGCTAacaggtacctacctaggtacccaGGGGGGCAAGACAACTTAGGTTGGAGATCCCTGAACGATGGAAAGACTCAGGTaacttagcctaagcttaggggactccttattaagtttattttagcatCATCTTTGGACGAAGGTCCTCGTCTATTAATATTGCTATTCTGCCAGATGTTGTCTCTAGCGAACACTACATCATTTAGGTTTCAGTGCGAAGGAAATGGCAGTGATGTAACTTAGGTATGATCTGTGTTCCAGGACCCCCCACCTTTTACTTAGCGACCTTGACATCCCTACCTGATGATCAGAACCAGAAGCTACCTACTAACCTAGAAATACAGTAACAAGACCAGACTAGAAAGGGCTGTAATTACTTGAAAGTTGGTACATACATCgctgttgatcttggcacCGTCGACATCATTCTGTGTTTCAGAATCCCCCGTTTATGGAAGGCCAGTCACATGGAACCTGAGGCAAATCTGATCAATTCGTTGTACATGAGATGAGGCACAGCCTCTTCAAGGCCTAACGACTGACACCCCACACTCATCACTATCTGAATCCGAATTCAACGCCTTTTCACCTCTATATAACAACACTGACTCACCAATGTTTGCCAAGCTCAGCCGTTAAGCCGCTGAAAAATCAGATGAGTGAACCGCGAGCAGAGACACTGTAACGTTTGAGGCTTGTTCAAACCCCTGCCATTTATTCTATCATTCGCTCCACGACATCTCTCATGAATCTGATAGATATCATGGAcccctcatcaccaccaccaccaccaccggcCTACTCAGAAAGGCCTCCAATACCTCCCCGAAAGCCAGTCAACCCCTCAACTTCAGCGGTTCACCAGACAACACCTTCTGCTGCGTCTTCGTCGACATCAACTCCTGGACCATATATGCATGCTCTTTCTGCTGGACCATGGCTTGGCCCAGATCCGCGATCTTCGTCCACACAGTCTCTCCTACCCGACACTTCACGAGATGGCCAGGCTACAAACCCTGCTGATTACTTAGGTCGGCGCAAACTTCTGATCGTCTACATTCATGGTTTCTTAGGAAACGACCAGTCTTTTCAATCGTTTCCCGCCCATGTTCATGCTCTGCTGGCCAACCTCCTCGCCGAGTCTCATGTCATTCACTCTAAGATTTACCCGCGGTACAAGACATATCGCTCAGTAGGCGTCGCACGAGATAACTTCAGCGAGTGGCTTCGTCCCCACGAGTCCCCAAATACTGATGTAGTTCTTGTTGGGCATTCGATGGGAGGTATCCTGGCTGCCGACGTTGTGCTTATGGTTCGTCAACTTAAATCGTTGTATACATGGATATTGCTAAACTCAACGACAGCCCAACCCAAGTCCATATGGTTTATACCCTTTCAAGCACCGAATTATAGGACATGTATCTCTGGATTGCCCATTCATTGGCCTTCATCCTGGTATCGTTGTGTCTggtataactagcttattcAAACCCGCAGCTACACCACCACAAGATAGCAACAAGAGAGGTACCAGTGACACAACTCCCACGAGCCCTGAGGCGTCAATTCCCGGTGATCCCAGTGTCTCCTCACTATATCTCACCAACTCTCAAAGCACTGATCCGGCATCATCCGCAAGTCTTCCGTCAATTGCATCCTCGTCTCAACCGCAATCCGATCCCTTCGCTAACCAACCCTATTTCAACCAACCTTTCTTCAATGACTCGGGCTTGCAAGAACGCCCTTTTGTACAACGAATGCTTCACTTCGCCAACAAGTATCGATCCGAGGGTCTGATACAGGCTGCCGCCAAACACATATTCTCATACCTTGAGTTTGGCAGCTGCCTTGCTGACCCGACAGGACTTGAGTCCCGGTATCGCAAGATACGCGCCCTGGAagaccttgatgatcttcaacCAGAAGCGATGAAACAGAGCTCAGGCAGACCTTTGACGAGAGTTCGCTTTGTAAACTACTACACTCTGTGCACGGGGCGCCCAAAATCACCCAAAGCAAGCCCTGATGTTAGTAGCCCCCAGCTTAGTACAGCTAACACAGCTCACCCCGAAACGAGATATGCTCAATCGAACAGTTCagcatcttcgtcttccgtGGAGTTGGACTTTTTACCAACCAAGACAAATGCCAACGAACAGATCCAACCGCATACCCGCCAGGAGAGTCCTTTGCCTATCATCACCTTGGAGCATCGTGATACCCTCGGGAATTTTCGAGATCACCAAACTATACTAGATTCATATGTAAAAGCTCGGGCGTCGGATACCACAATAAAAGACAATCAAGTCGATGATTACGAGGCTTTAGC
Coding sequences within it:
- a CDS encoding hypothetical protein (EggNog:ENOG41); translation: MDPSSPPPPPPAYSERPPIPPRKPVNPSTSAVHQTTPSAASSSTSTPGPYMHALSAGPWLGPDPRSSSTQSLLPDTSRDGQATNPADYLGRRKLLIVYIHGFLGNDQSFQSFPAHVHALLANLLAESHVIHSKIYPRYKTYRSVGVARDNFSEWLRPHESPNTDVVLVGHSMGGILAADVVLMPNPSPYGLYPFKHRIIGHVSLDCPFIGLHPGIVVSGITSLFKPAATPPQDSNKRGTSDTTPTSPEASIPGDPSVSSLYLTNSQSTDPASSASLPSIASSSQPQSDPFANQPYFNQPFFNDSGLQERPFVQRMLHFANKYRSEGLIQAAAKHIFSYLEFGSCLADPTGLESRYRKIRALEDLDDLQPEAMKQSSGRPLTRVRFVNYYTLCTGRPKSPKASPDVSSPQLSTANTAHPETRYAQSNSSASSSSVELDFLPTKTNANEQIQPHTRQESPLPIITLEHRDTLGNFRDHQTILDSYVKARASDTTIKDNQVDDYEALASDVNRLSMQSIDPTPIDEEFPAHPLPETATLSFQDETPAESDVTNNLLPGKEEADLPPLPDPPTTPDMPDPSLYMEKDERKQVEREAKRIRRAHENALKDHAKAVRERDKLIEKRQKRSQKEAEKALKEAARRKKEALKESQRKEKESQKEEQRLVKEASEHENEAHKVQDHEDTQGNNNLESQYKLEAEAEAEAITKAGSLKPSKPRKLRKFCNLPTKGGRIDDPTWVDIYMADVDEVGAHCGLFFAGQHYEKLVGDVGNRIMGWVQDDMTRRTIQDMEKGSFK